Proteins co-encoded in one Listeria ivanovii subsp. ivanovii genomic window:
- a CDS encoding helix-turn-helix domain-containing protein — MEIGKRIKNLRLSKNLTQEELGERTDLTKGYISQLERDLSSPSIETLFAILEVLGSTPKDFFDEEEHKQKVIYGELEHTFFEDEEKGYRIKWLVPESNEKEMEPVLLEIEANSCFKSFEPSLSETFGYVLKGEVTVILGRNEYVAKTGEAIYFHAADEHQITNRSNEKATLILVATDSYL; from the coding sequence ATGGAAATTGGCAAACGCATAAAGAATCTTAGGCTAAGTAAGAATTTAACGCAAGAGGAACTAGGGGAGCGGACAGATTTGACAAAAGGCTATATTTCGCAATTAGAGCGAGATTTAAGTTCGCCATCGATTGAAACCTTGTTTGCTATTTTGGAAGTACTTGGTTCAACACCCAAAGACTTTTTTGATGAAGAAGAACACAAGCAAAAAGTTATTTATGGGGAACTCGAGCATACTTTTTTTGAAGATGAAGAGAAAGGTTACAGAATTAAGTGGCTAGTTCCAGAGTCAAATGAAAAAGAAATGGAACCAGTACTACTTGAAATAGAAGCAAATAGCTGTTTTAAAAGTTTTGAACCATCACTTTCTGAAACATTTGGTTATGTGTTAAAAGGCGAGGTTACGGTTATCCTGGGTCGGAACGAGTATGTAGCGAAAACCGGAGAAGCGATTTATTTCCACGCAGCAGATGAACACCAAATAACCAATCGATCAAATGAAAAAGCAACACTCATCTTAGTAGCAACAGACTCATACTTATAA
- a CDS encoding ABC transporter ATP-binding protein produces the protein MTETIIRFENVTKQFDNDPPVLDNVSFGIEKGKFYTLLGPSGCGKTTILRLIAGFLEATKGQIYLGEKIINQIPANKRPVNTVFQDYALFPHLNVYENVAFGLRIKKLKKEAIDEKVKEALRFVNLKGYEKREISEMSGGQKQRVAIARAIVNEPEVILLDEPLSALDLKLRTEMQYELRDLQKRLGITFIFVTHDQEEALAMSDEIFVLNKGEIQQSGTPIDIYDEPINKFVADFIGESNIVTGKMMQDFEVEFVERRFECVDQGFRPNETVEVVIRPEDLEITSAEKGKLQVTVDWMLFRGVHYEVGCIDTDGNEWLVHTTRKVRVGDKIGLAFDPETIHVMRLGETEEEFDKRLDSYDEVQ, from the coding sequence TTGACAGAAACAATTATTCGTTTTGAAAATGTGACGAAACAATTTGACAATGATCCGCCAGTGCTTGACAATGTCAGTTTTGGAATAGAAAAAGGGAAATTTTATACATTACTTGGTCCTTCTGGTTGTGGGAAAACAACTATTTTACGCTTAATTGCCGGGTTTTTAGAAGCAACGAAAGGACAAATTTATCTTGGGGAAAAGATTATTAATCAGATTCCAGCTAATAAGCGCCCGGTTAATACAGTTTTCCAAGATTATGCGTTATTTCCGCATTTAAATGTATACGAAAATGTCGCTTTTGGACTTAGAATTAAGAAATTGAAAAAAGAAGCAATTGATGAAAAAGTGAAAGAAGCGCTTCGATTTGTCAATTTAAAAGGGTATGAAAAAAGAGAAATTAGCGAAATGTCGGGTGGGCAAAAGCAACGTGTCGCAATCGCACGTGCCATTGTTAATGAACCAGAAGTTATTTTGCTAGATGAACCACTTTCGGCGCTTGATTTGAAACTTCGGACGGAAATGCAATATGAGCTTCGTGATTTGCAAAAACGACTGGGAATTACGTTTATTTTTGTGACACATGATCAAGAAGAAGCACTGGCGATGAGTGATGAGATTTTTGTATTAAATAAAGGTGAGATTCAGCAAAGTGGGACACCGATTGATATTTATGATGAGCCAATTAATAAGTTCGTGGCGGATTTCATCGGTGAATCAAATATCGTTACTGGTAAAATGATGCAGGACTTTGAAGTGGAATTTGTAGAAAGACGCTTTGAATGTGTTGACCAAGGTTTCCGTCCAAATGAAACGGTGGAAGTAGTTATTCGACCAGAAGATTTAGAAATAACTTCTGCTGAGAAAGGGAAGCTTCAAGTAACGGTAGATTGGATGCTGTTCCGCGGTGTGCATTATGAAGTGGGTTGTATCGATACGGACGGAAATGAGTGGCTCGTCCATACGACGAGAAAAGTGCGTGTCGGCGATAAGATTGGCTTAGCGTTTGACCCAGAGACAATTCATGTTATGCGTCTTGGGGAAACGGAGGAAGAATTCGATAAGCGGCTTGATAGCTACGATGAGGTGCAGTAA